In one Macaca fascicularis isolate 582-1 chromosome 6, T2T-MFA8v1.1 genomic region, the following are encoded:
- the HNRNPH1 gene encoding heterogeneous nuclear ribonucleoprotein H isoform X5, with translation MMLGTEGGEGFVVKVRGLPWSCSADEVQRFFSDCKIQNGAQGIRFIYTREGRPSGEAFVELESEDEVKLALKKDRETMGHRYVEVFKSNNVEMDWVLKHTGPNSPDTANDGFVRLRGLPFGCSKEEIVQFFSGLEIVPNGITLPVDFQGRSTGEAFVQFASQEIAEKALKKHKERIGHRYIEIFKSSRAEVRTHYDPPRKLMAMQRPGPYDRPGAGRGYNSIGRGAGFERMRRGAYGGGYGGYDDYNGYNDGYGFGSDRFGRDLNYCFSGMSDHRYGDGGSTFQSTTGHCVHMRGLPYRATENDIYNFFSPLNPVRVHIEIGPDGRVTGEADVEFATHEDAVAAMSKDKANMQHRYVELFLNSTAGASGGAYEHRYVELFLNSTAGASGGAYANQSSYGGPASQQLSGGYGGGYGGQSSMSGYDQVLQENSSDFQSNIA, from the exons ATGATGTTGGGCACCGAAGGCGGAGAGGGATTCGTGGTGAAGGTCCGGGGCTTGCCGTGGTCTTGCTCGGCCGATGAAGTGCAGAGGTTTTTTTCTG ACTGCAAAATTCAAAATGGGGCTCAAGGTATTCGTTTCATCTACACCAGAGAAGGCAGACCAAGTGGCGAGGCTTTTGTTGAACTTGAATCAGAAGATGAAGTCAAATTGGCCctgaaaaaagacagagaaactaTGGGACACAGATATGTTGAAG TATTCAAGTCAAACAACGTTGAAATGGATTGGGTGTTGAAGCATACTGGTCCAAATAGTCCTGACACGGCCAATGATGGCTTTGTACGGCTTAGAGGACTTCCCTTTGGATGTAGCAAGGAAGAAATTGTTCAGTTCTTCTCAG GGTTGGAAATCGTGCCAAATGGGATAACATTGCCGGTGGACTTCCAGGGGAGGAGTACGGGGGAGGCCTTCGTGCAGTTTGCTTCACAGGAAATAGCTGAAAAGGCTCTAAAGAAACACAAGGAAAGAATAGGGCACAG GTATATTGAGATCTTTAAGAGCAGTAGAGCTGAAGTTAGAACTCATTATGATCCACCACGAAAGCTTATGGCCATGCAGCGGCCAGGTCCCTATGACAGACCTGGGGCTGGCAGAGGGTATAACAGCATTGGCAGAGGAGCTGgctttgagaggatgaggcgCGGTGCTTACGGTGGAG GCTATGGAGGCTATGACGATTACAATGGCTATAATGATGGCTATGGATTTGGGTCAGATAGATTTGGAAGAG ACCTCAATTACTGTTTTTCAGGAATGTCTGATCACAGATATGGGGATGGTGGCTCTACTTTCCAGAGCACAACAGGACACTGTGTACACATGCGTGGATTACCTTACAGAGCTACTGAGAATGACATTTATAAT TTTTTTTCACCACTCAATCCTGTGAGAGTACACATTGAAATTGGTCCTGATGGCAGAGTAACTGGTGAAGCAGATGTCGAGTTTGCAACTCATGAAGATGCCGTGGCAGCTATGTCAAAAGACAAAGCAAATATGC aaCACAGATATGTAGAACTCTTCTTGAATTCTACAGCAGGAGCAAGCGGTGGTGCTTACG AACACAGATATGTAGAACTCTTCTTGAATTCTACAGCAGGAGCAAGCGGTGGTGCTTATG caaaccagtccaGTTACGGTGGCCCAGCCAGCCAGCAGCTGAGTGGAGGTTACGGAGGCGGCTATGGTGGCCAGAGCAGCATGAGTGGATATG ACCAAGTTTTACAGGAAAACTCCAGTGATTTTCAATCAAACATTGCATag
- the HNRNPH1 gene encoding heterogeneous nuclear ribonucleoprotein H isoform X11, with protein MAMQRPGPYDRPGAGRGYNSIGRGAGFERMRRGAYGGGYGGYDDYNGYNDGYGFGSDRFGRDLNYCFSGMSDHRYGDGGSTFQSTTGHCVHMRGLPYRATENDIYNFFSPLNPVRVHIEIGPDGRVTGEADVEFATHEDAVAAMSKDKANMQHRYVELFLNSTAGASGGAYEHRYVELFLNSTAGASGGAYANQSSYGGPASQQLSGGYGGGYGGQSSMSGYDQVLQENSSDFQSNIA; from the exons ATGGCCATGCAGCGGCCAGGTCCCTATGACAGACCTGGGGCTGGCAGAGGGTATAACAGCATTGGCAGAGGAGCTGgctttgagaggatgaggcgCGGTGCTTACGGTGGAG GCTATGGAGGCTATGACGATTACAATGGCTATAATGATGGCTATGGATTTGGGTCAGATAGATTTGGAAGAG ACCTCAATTACTGTTTTTCAGGAATGTCTGATCACAGATATGGGGATGGTGGCTCTACTTTCCAGAGCACAACAGGACACTGTGTACACATGCGTGGATTACCTTACAGAGCTACTGAGAATGACATTTATAAT TTTTTTTCACCACTCAATCCTGTGAGAGTACACATTGAAATTGGTCCTGATGGCAGAGTAACTGGTGAAGCAGATGTCGAGTTTGCAACTCATGAAGATGCCGTGGCAGCTATGTCAAAAGACAAAGCAAATATGC aaCACAGATATGTAGAACTCTTCTTGAATTCTACAGCAGGAGCAAGCGGTGGTGCTTACG AACACAGATATGTAGAACTCTTCTTGAATTCTACAGCAGGAGCAAGCGGTGGTGCTTATG caaaccagtccaGTTACGGTGGCCCAGCCAGCCAGCAGCTGAGTGGAGGTTACGGAGGCGGCTATGGTGGCCAGAGCAGCATGAGTGGATATG ACCAAGTTTTACAGGAAAACTCCAGTGATTTTCAATCAAACATTGCATag